The following are encoded together in the Pseudodesulfovibrio indicus genome:
- a CDS encoding rhodanese-like domain-containing protein: MRLAVFLLVLAAFVLLWDAGWWLAGVPPMSPPALKRALAGDTPPTVIDVRTPAEFEFFRIPGAVNVPYPADLIDLARVAPDPSAPVVVVCMTGHRSPPTVRQMQRGGYTNVRNLTGGMLVWKLFGGPTVSGETDSGPPEPGE, encoded by the coding sequence GTGCGCCTCGCCGTCTTCCTCCTCGTCCTGGCCGCCTTCGTGCTGCTGTGGGATGCGGGGTGGTGGCTGGCAGGCGTCCCCCCCATGTCGCCCCCGGCCCTGAAGCGCGCCCTGGCGGGAGACACCCCGCCCACGGTCATCGACGTGCGCACCCCGGCGGAGTTCGAGTTCTTCCGCATCCCCGGCGCGGTCAACGTGCCGTACCCGGCGGACCTCATCGACCTGGCCCGGGTGGCCCCGGACCCGTCCGCGCCCGTGGTCGTGGTCTGCATGACCGGCCACCGCTCGCCGCCCACGGTCAGGCAGATGCAGCGGGGCGGGTACACCAACGTGCGCAACCTCACGGGCGGCATGCTCGTCTGGAAGCTCTTCGGCGGCCCGACCGTCTCGGGCGAAACGGATTCCGGCCCCCCGGAGCCGGGCGAATGA
- a CDS encoding mechanosensitive ion channel family protein, producing MKEQLMPVMDKISEVLVFLEGWFRSNVLTWKTGLQWVWAAVALLLALLVWRGLRPRFDNWRGGLAENPVGRAVLSGVLNIGWLLLFLGLAQAGVQVFEELEYVPWVLDAVSQLALAGMALRLLALGMPNKALARSTATVVWVFVSLHILGLLTPLTSFLNNLSFTIGETRFSALDGFKGLILATIFLQAAVILSRIAVGRITAMRDVSPSVQVLLGKTVKVVLFTVAILMALSSVGIDLTSLAIFSSALGVGIGFGLRTIFSNYVAGIILLMDRSIKPGDTIEVGTVYGVVTGVFGRFSSVRTRDGKEYLIPNEHFVTNEVVNWTYSDADVRIRVPVGIAYESDVNRALELMEEAPKGLNRILASPEPRALLVEFGDSSVNLELRIWIADTKDGVGNIKSDLLLRIWNLFHENGIEFPFPQRDVLLKPGSALSVTLDKGGDGDAPKPLKNPNPGE from the coding sequence GTGAAAGAGCAGCTCATGCCGGTCATGGACAAGATTTCCGAGGTCCTCGTCTTCCTGGAGGGGTGGTTCCGCTCCAACGTCCTGACCTGGAAAACCGGCCTGCAATGGGTCTGGGCCGCTGTCGCGCTGCTCCTGGCCCTGCTGGTCTGGCGCGGGCTGCGCCCGAGGTTCGACAACTGGCGCGGCGGGCTGGCCGAGAATCCCGTGGGCCGGGCCGTGCTCTCCGGGGTGCTGAACATCGGCTGGCTGCTGCTCTTCCTGGGGCTGGCCCAGGCGGGCGTGCAGGTCTTCGAGGAGCTCGAATACGTCCCGTGGGTCCTGGACGCCGTGAGCCAGCTCGCCCTGGCCGGCATGGCCCTGCGGCTGCTCGCCCTGGGCATGCCCAACAAGGCGCTGGCGCGCAGCACGGCCACCGTGGTCTGGGTCTTCGTCAGTCTCCATATCCTCGGCCTGCTCACCCCGCTTACCTCGTTCCTGAACAACCTTTCGTTCACCATCGGCGAAACCCGGTTCTCGGCCCTGGATGGGTTCAAGGGGCTGATCCTGGCCACGATCTTCCTCCAGGCGGCGGTCATCCTCTCACGCATCGCGGTGGGCCGCATCACGGCCATGCGCGACGTGTCGCCCTCGGTCCAGGTGCTCCTCGGCAAGACCGTGAAGGTGGTCCTGTTCACCGTGGCCATCCTTATGGCCCTGTCCAGCGTGGGCATCGACCTGACCAGCCTGGCCATCTTCTCCAGCGCGCTCGGCGTGGGCATCGGCTTCGGGCTGCGGACCATATTTTCCAACTACGTGGCGGGCATCATCCTGCTCATGGACCGGTCCATCAAGCCGGGCGACACCATCGAGGTCGGCACGGTCTACGGCGTGGTCACCGGGGTGTTCGGGCGGTTTTCCTCGGTCCGCACCCGTGACGGCAAGGAGTACCTGATCCCCAACGAGCACTTCGTGACCAACGAGGTGGTCAACTGGACCTACTCCGACGCCGACGTGCGCATCCGCGTGCCGGTGGGCATCGCCTATGAATCCGACGTGAACAGGGCGCTCGAACTCATGGAGGAGGCCCCCAAGGGGTTGAACCGCATCCTGGCCTCGCCCGAGCCGCGCGCCCTGCTCGTGGAATTCGGCGACAGCTCCGTGAACCTGGAGCTTCGGATCTGGATAGCGGACACCAAGGACGGCGTGGGCAACATCAAGAGCGACCTGCTGCTGCGCATCTGGAACCTGTTCCACGAGAACGGCATCGAGTTCCCGTTCCCGCAGCGCGACGTGCTGCTCAAGCCCGGCTCGGCCCTGTCCGTGACCCTGGACAAGGGCGGGGACGGCGACGCCCCGAAGCCCCTCAAGAACCCCAACCCCGGAGAATAG
- a CDS encoding UbiA-like polyprenyltransferase, giving the protein MEFVKNLAAVCRMIKIEHSVFALPFAYMGAFLAAGGWPGLWNLAVLTVAMVAVRSFAMAFNRYADLDIDRENPRTQKRELVTGELSTGFTLMFILTTALVFIAACALMNPLCLKLSPLALALSAFYSFCKRITRWCHFVLGSVLGLAPVAGWLSVDPVFTLPAVLLFLGVTLWVAGFDLLYACQDADFDRERGLHSIPARLGVPAALGVSSLSHAVTGVLFLLAGWAANLGAIYFAVAALVALTLMAEHLLVKPGDLSRVNVAFFTMNGVISVVLFLATVIDLAVRG; this is encoded by the coding sequence ATGGAGTTCGTGAAAAACCTGGCCGCCGTGTGCCGGATGATCAAGATAGAACACTCGGTGTTCGCCCTGCCGTTCGCGTACATGGGCGCGTTCCTGGCGGCCGGGGGATGGCCCGGGCTGTGGAACCTGGCGGTCCTGACCGTGGCCATGGTCGCGGTGCGCTCCTTTGCCATGGCCTTCAACCGCTACGCCGACCTGGACATCGACCGGGAGAACCCGCGCACCCAGAAGCGCGAGCTGGTCACGGGCGAGCTGTCCACGGGCTTCACCCTGATGTTCATCCTGACCACGGCCCTGGTCTTCATCGCGGCCTGCGCCCTGATGAACCCCCTGTGCCTCAAGCTGTCGCCCCTGGCCCTGGCCCTGTCGGCCTTCTACAGCTTCTGCAAGCGGATCACCCGCTGGTGCCATTTCGTGCTCGGCTCGGTGCTGGGGCTGGCCCCGGTGGCTGGTTGGCTCAGCGTGGACCCGGTCTTCACCCTGCCCGCGGTGCTGCTCTTCCTGGGCGTGACCCTGTGGGTGGCGGGCTTCGACCTGCTCTACGCCTGCCAGGACGCGGACTTCGACCGCGAGCGCGGGCTGCACTCCATCCCGGCCCGGCTGGGGGTCCCGGCGGCGCTGGGCGTCTCCTCCCTGAGCCACGCGGTGACCGGCGTGCTGTTCCTGCTGGCCGGCTGGGCCGCGAACCTGGGCGCGATCTATTTCGCGGTGGCCGCGCTGGTGGCCCTGACTCTGATGGCCGAGCACCTGCTGGTCAAGCCGGGCGACCTGAGCCGCGTGAACGTGGCCTTCTTCACCATGAACGGCGTCATCTCCGTGGTCCTGTTCCTGGCCACGGTCATCGACCTGGCGGTCCGAGGATAA
- a CDS encoding DMT family transporter, translated as MKWLFVLFALAAGALMPLQAGINLRLRGSLGDPVWAAAVSFGVGTLALLGYLAAARVPLPSMAMAGSAPLWSWTGGALGAFFVLATIILAGQIGATSMMAWLLAGQMMAALVLDHYGLVSYQVHTVSWPRIAGVGLLLAGAFLVNKY; from the coding sequence ATGAAATGGCTATTCGTTCTCTTTGCCCTGGCCGCCGGCGCGCTGATGCCGTTGCAGGCGGGCATCAACCTCCGGCTCAGGGGTTCCCTGGGCGATCCGGTGTGGGCCGCGGCGGTCTCCTTCGGTGTCGGCACCCTGGCGCTGCTCGGCTATCTGGCGGCCGCGCGGGTTCCCCTGCCGTCCATGGCCATGGCCGGGAGCGCCCCCCTGTGGTCGTGGACCGGCGGCGCGCTGGGCGCGTTCTTCGTGCTCGCGACCATCATCCTGGCGGGCCAGATCGGGGCCACGAGCATGATGGCCTGGCTCCTGGCGGGGCAGATGATGGCCGCGCTGGTGCTGGACCACTACGGCCTGGTGAGTTATCAGGTCCATACGGTGTCATGGCCGCGCATCGCCGGGGTGGGCCTGCTGCTGGCCGGCGCCTTCCTGGTCAACAAATACTGA
- a CDS encoding TraR/DksA family transcriptional regulator, with amino-acid sequence MTENQIREIRSHLMQGLHAINGQLNTGISILENCPDDTDFAAQLAQHGLSVAMRRRSVARVREMEEALKRLSCADYGICEECGCDIGVARLKANPSARLCVSCQAAEEEGLNRRCA; translated from the coding sequence ATGACCGAGAACCAGATCAGGGAAATCAGGTCCCATCTCATGCAGGGCCTGCACGCCATCAACGGACAATTGAACACCGGCATCTCCATCCTGGAGAACTGCCCCGACGACACCGACTTCGCGGCCCAGCTCGCCCAGCACGGGCTGAGCGTGGCCATGCGCCGCCGCAGCGTGGCCCGCGTCCGCGAGATGGAGGAGGCCCTCAAGCGCCTCTCCTGCGCCGACTACGGCATCTGCGAGGAATGCGGCTGCGACATCGGCGTGGCCCGGCTCAAGGCCAACCCCTCCGCGCGCCTGTGCGTCTCCTGCCAGGCCGCAGAGGAAGAAGGCCTGAACCGCCGCTGCGCATAA
- a CDS encoding glycosyltransferase has product MADPAFKPQFKVDMHVHSRFSTRPSQWILQKIGCPESFTEPKALYETALKRGMDMVTITDHNTIAGALEIAHLPNTFVSEEITTYFPEDRCKLHVLAYDITEPQHEDIQQLRENVFELVPYLREQNIHHVLAHPLFAVNDRLTPAHFEQTLLLFNTFEENGTRDARQNKTLRDIVTRLTPLDIDRLANTHDLAPYGDEPWEKGLTGGSDDHSSLNIARMHTVFPGQPSLNNVLAGLGDRTSRPAGTPATPRTMAHNLYGIGYQFYRSRMGHLSPEVSEHLCFRFIKAALSPGAEPKPRLSSLLQRIIGRGKATLHREYGPTDTVQGLLLKEAADIIAHDPTLMRIARGKVDDVVVLEKEWARFVSLAANRVLAQFADRTLNSVLGANLFDVFHSIGSAGSLYTLLAPYFVGYDLFSHERAFSNQCLARFSKSRAKRSGDDIKIAHFTDTFDEINGVARTIRQQLKMVARHGKDMTVVTCGAMADVPGAVSFEPVGRFNIPEYPELSLAYPPFLDMLTHCFEQEYDCILAATPGPVGLAALAISKILKLPFHGTYHTAFPEYVGAFTEDAGLEDGCWRYMSWFYNQMQVIYAPSEATRFELTDRGIDPGKIVTYPRGVDTERFHPAKRNGFFNKFDVGGRTKLLYVGRVSVEKGLDVLTEAFRKAAKMRDSLQLIVVGDGPYLPEMQRRLRNTPATFTGVLKGEPLAQAYASADLFVFPSATDTFGNVVLEAQASGLPVIVTDKGGPAENVLPNETGLIVPANDPDALLRAILHMIDTPERIAYMRRKARSHVENRTFDATFLKTWEIFGSHVAA; this is encoded by the coding sequence ATGGCCGATCCGGCGTTCAAGCCCCAATTCAAGGTGGACATGCACGTCCACTCCCGGTTTTCCACCCGGCCGTCCCAGTGGATACTGCAAAAGATCGGCTGCCCCGAGAGCTTCACCGAGCCGAAGGCCCTCTACGAGACCGCCCTCAAGCGGGGCATGGACATGGTCACCATCACCGACCACAACACCATCGCCGGGGCCCTGGAGATCGCCCACCTGCCGAACACCTTCGTCAGCGAGGAGATCACCACCTATTTCCCGGAAGACCGCTGCAAGCTCCACGTCCTGGCCTATGACATCACCGAACCCCAGCACGAGGACATCCAGCAACTGCGCGAGAACGTCTTCGAGCTCGTCCCCTACCTCCGCGAACAGAACATCCACCACGTCCTGGCCCACCCGCTCTTCGCGGTCAACGACCGCCTCACCCCGGCCCACTTCGAGCAGACGCTCCTGCTCTTCAACACCTTCGAGGAAAACGGCACCCGCGACGCCCGCCAGAACAAGACCCTGCGCGACATCGTCACCCGGCTCACCCCGCTGGACATCGACCGGCTGGCCAACACCCACGACCTCGCCCCCTACGGCGACGAGCCGTGGGAAAAGGGCTTGACCGGCGGGTCCGACGACCACAGCTCCCTGAACATCGCGCGCATGCACACCGTGTTCCCGGGCCAGCCCAGCCTGAACAACGTCCTGGCCGGGCTGGGCGACCGGACCTCGCGCCCCGCCGGAACCCCGGCCACGCCCCGGACCATGGCCCACAACCTCTACGGCATCGGCTACCAGTTCTACCGCTCGCGCATGGGCCACCTGTCGCCCGAGGTCTCGGAACACCTCTGCTTCCGGTTCATCAAGGCCGCCCTGTCCCCCGGCGCGGAGCCCAAGCCCCGCCTCTCCTCCCTGCTCCAGCGGATCATCGGGCGCGGCAAGGCCACCCTGCACCGCGAATACGGCCCCACGGACACGGTCCAGGGGCTGCTGCTCAAGGAGGCCGCGGACATCATCGCCCACGACCCGACCCTGATGCGCATCGCGCGCGGCAAGGTGGACGACGTGGTGGTCCTGGAAAAGGAATGGGCGCGCTTCGTGTCCCTGGCCGCCAACCGCGTGCTGGCCCAGTTCGCGGACCGCACCCTCAATTCCGTGCTCGGCGCCAACCTCTTCGACGTCTTCCACTCCATCGGGTCGGCGGGCTCGCTCTACACCCTGCTCGCCCCCTACTTCGTGGGCTACGACCTCTTCTCCCACGAGCGCGCCTTTTCCAACCAGTGCCTGGCGCGGTTCAGCAAGAGCAGGGCCAAGCGGTCCGGCGACGACATCAAGATCGCGCACTTCACCGACACCTTCGACGAGATCAACGGCGTGGCCCGGACCATCCGCCAGCAGCTCAAGATGGTCGCCCGCCACGGCAAGGACATGACCGTGGTCACCTGCGGGGCCATGGCCGACGTGCCCGGCGCGGTCTCCTTCGAACCGGTGGGCCGCTTCAACATCCCGGAATATCCGGAACTCTCCCTGGCCTACCCGCCGTTTCTCGACATGCTCACCCACTGCTTCGAGCAGGAGTACGACTGCATCCTCGCGGCCACGCCCGGACCGGTCGGCCTCGCGGCCCTGGCCATCTCGAAGATCCTCAAGCTGCCCTTCCACGGCACCTACCACACCGCCTTCCCCGAATACGTGGGCGCGTTCACCGAGGACGCCGGGCTGGAAGACGGCTGCTGGCGGTACATGTCCTGGTTCTACAACCAGATGCAGGTCATCTACGCGCCCTCGGAGGCGACCCGGTTCGAACTCACCGACCGGGGCATCGACCCCGGCAAGATCGTCACCTACCCGCGCGGCGTGGACACCGAACGGTTCCACCCCGCCAAGCGCAACGGATTCTTCAACAAGTTCGATGTGGGCGGGCGCACCAAGCTGCTCTACGTGGGCCGGGTGTCCGTGGAAAAGGGCCTCGACGTGCTCACCGAGGCGTTTCGCAAGGCCGCCAAAATGCGCGACTCGCTCCAGCTCATCGTGGTCGGCGACGGCCCCTACCTGCCGGAGATGCAGCGGCGTCTGCGCAACACCCCCGCCACCTTCACCGGCGTGCTCAAGGGCGAACCCCTGGCCCAGGCCTACGCCAGCGCCGACCTCTTCGTCTTTCCCTCGGCCACCGACACCTTCGGCAACGTGGTCCTCGAAGCCCAGGCCTCCGGTCTGCCCGTGATCGTCACCGACAAGGGCGGCCCGGCCGAGAACGTCCTGCCCAACGAGACCGGGCTCATCGTCCCGGCAAACGACCCGGACGCCCTGCTCCGGGCCATCCTCCACATGATCGACACCCCGGAACGCATCGCCTACATGCGCCGCAAGGCCCGATCCCACGTGGAAAACCGGACCTTCGACGCGACCTTTCTCAAGACCTGGGAAATATTCGGCTCCCATGTCGCGGCCTAG
- a CDS encoding sigma-54-dependent transcriptional regulator: MTTPETNRILVVDDEPFIRKLAERELALPGREVTTAATAAQALRLAKRNGFDVVLLDVRLPDGNGNRLLEHFRETLPDVEVIMITGYSEVDSAVEAMKAGAYDYVTKPFSLDRMNLLIDRAYQRRVMQRELRRLRMNKGGKPRSRLIGTSAPMRQIGFLVDKVAPTDAPVLITGESGVGKNVVVNVLHSRSSRAEMPLIVKNCGAFNKELLRSELFGYCKGAFTGAETSQEGVLAQADKGTLFFDEVGELPLEVQAMLLRVFESQTYRRVGDREERSVDVRFLFATNRDLAREVEEGRFHEALYHRLNVFRIDIPPLRERKEDIPQLIEHFLENLYPDRPPYRLSKRAGQSMITYDWPGNVRELRNVIERGIILAENDLITTKCLPSDIADSLEQGEPLAALPTLEQQEKRYILRVMEHVDQNRTQAARILGIGRKTLYRKLRSFGDS, from the coding sequence ATGACCACCCCCGAAACCAACCGCATCCTGGTGGTGGACGACGAGCCGTTCATCCGCAAGCTGGCCGAACGCGAACTGGCCCTGCCCGGCAGGGAAGTGACCACCGCGGCCACGGCGGCCCAGGCCCTGCGCCTGGCCAAGCGGAACGGGTTCGACGTGGTCCTGCTGGATGTGCGGCTGCCCGACGGCAACGGCAACCGGCTTTTGGAGCACTTCCGGGAGACCCTGCCCGACGTCGAGGTCATCATGATCACCGGCTACTCCGAGGTGGACAGCGCGGTGGAGGCCATGAAGGCCGGGGCCTACGACTACGTGACCAAGCCCTTTTCCCTGGACCGCATGAACCTGCTCATCGACCGCGCCTATCAGCGGCGGGTCATGCAGCGGGAGCTGCGCAGGCTGCGCATGAACAAGGGCGGCAAGCCCAGGTCGAGGCTCATCGGGACCTCGGCGCCCATGCGCCAGATCGGGTTCCTGGTGGACAAGGTCGCGCCCACGGACGCGCCGGTGCTGATCACCGGGGAGAGCGGCGTGGGCAAGAACGTGGTCGTCAACGTCCTGCACAGCCGCAGCTCGCGGGCGGAGATGCCGCTCATCGTAAAGAATTGCGGCGCGTTCAACAAGGAACTGCTGCGCAGCGAGCTGTTCGGCTACTGCAAGGGGGCGTTCACCGGGGCCGAGACGTCCCAGGAGGGCGTGCTGGCCCAGGCGGACAAGGGAACCCTGTTCTTCGACGAGGTGGGCGAGCTGCCCCTGGAGGTCCAGGCCATGCTCCTGCGGGTCTTCGAATCCCAGACCTACCGGCGCGTGGGCGACCGCGAGGAGCGGTCCGTGGACGTCCGCTTCCTCTTTGCCACCAACCGCGACCTGGCCAGGGAGGTGGAAGAGGGCCGCTTCCACGAAGCCCTGTACCACCGCCTGAACGTCTTCCGCATCGACATCCCCCCGCTCAGGGAGCGCAAGGAGGACATCCCGCAACTCATCGAGCACTTCCTGGAGAACCTCTATCCGGACCGGCCGCCCTACCGGCTGTCCAAGCGCGCCGGGCAGAGCATGATCACCTACGACTGGCCGGGCAACGTCCGCGAGCTGCGCAACGTCATCGAGCGGGGCATCATCCTGGCCGAGAACGACCTGATCACCACCAAATGTTTGCCCTCGGACATCGCCGACTCCCTGGAGCAGGGCGAACCGCTCGCCGCGCTGCCCACGCTGGAGCAGCAGGAGAAACGGTACATCCTGCGGGTCATGGAACACGTCGACCAGAACCGCACCCAGGCCGCGCGCATCCTCGGCATCGGGCGCAAGACCCTGTACCGCAAGCTGCGTTCCTTCGGGGATTCCTGA
- a CDS encoding two-component system sensor histidine kinase NtrB: MNREDGNGDSGVRASLDDIIGIESIKLGFFKEVQKTINELKASNIELERKRRDVQDILNGIPDVVAVVSREYKVLSVNSAFYETYGSRDPIGLPCYRVFKGGDKPCSPCPLLMAREEGRKVCRQLQIMNIDGENRQIECSATLMPGTGDAPGKVLLLHRDVTVEKQYQAKYFQAERMATVGVLAEGVAHEINNPLTSIRGFAEALHGHLDRLGTCLKDGEPCNGLLETFEEYLDIVLQECNRCSEIVQNLLSFGHRDVRSMAIVNINNIIVNCLKLLQPRLASLPNGIIGLDLSEEEPCLMGHPGELMQVALNLIVNALYEVRDTGGTIRISTSVTGSMIQLRVSDTGKGFEPEDAEKLFQPFFTTKPAGQGIGIGLSTCYNIIMKHGGEITATSEPGKGAVFEVILPRLEE, from the coding sequence ATGAACAGGGAAGACGGCAACGGAGACTCCGGCGTCCGCGCGAGCCTGGACGACATCATCGGCATCGAGTCCATCAAGCTCGGGTTCTTCAAGGAAGTCCAGAAGACCATCAACGAGCTCAAGGCCTCGAACATCGAGCTCGAGCGCAAGCGCCGCGACGTCCAGGACATCCTCAACGGCATCCCCGACGTGGTCGCCGTGGTCTCCCGCGAGTACAAGGTGCTCTCGGTGAACAGCGCCTTCTACGAGACCTACGGCAGCCGCGATCCCATCGGGCTGCCGTGCTACCGGGTGTTCAAGGGCGGGGACAAGCCGTGCTCCCCCTGCCCCCTGCTCATGGCCAGGGAGGAGGGCCGCAAGGTCTGCCGCCAGTTGCAGATCATGAACATCGACGGCGAGAACCGGCAGATCGAATGCTCGGCCACGCTCATGCCCGGCACGGGGGACGCGCCGGGCAAGGTCCTGCTCCTGCACCGCGACGTGACCGTGGAAAAGCAGTACCAGGCCAAGTATTTCCAGGCCGAGCGCATGGCGACGGTGGGCGTGCTGGCCGAGGGCGTGGCCCATGAGATCAACAACCCCCTGACCTCCATCCGGGGCTTTGCCGAGGCCCTGCACGGCCACCTGGACAGGCTGGGCACCTGTCTCAAGGACGGCGAACCGTGCAACGGCCTGCTCGAAACCTTCGAGGAATACCTCGACATCGTGCTCCAGGAGTGCAACCGCTGCTCGGAGATCGTCCAGAACCTCCTCAGCTTCGGCCACCGGGACGTGCGCTCCATGGCCATCGTCAACATCAACAACATCATCGTCAACTGCCTGAAGCTGCTCCAGCCCCGGCTGGCCTCTCTTCCCAACGGGATCATCGGCCTCGACCTGTCCGAAGAGGAACCCTGCCTCATGGGCCATCCGGGCGAGCTGATGCAGGTGGCGCTCAACCTGATCGTCAACGCCCTGTACGAGGTCCGCGACACGGGCGGCACCATCCGCATCAGCACCAGCGTGACCGGGAGCATGATCCAGCTGCGGGTCTCGGACACGGGCAAGGGGTTCGAGCCGGAGGACGCGGAAAAGCTCTTCCAGCCCTTCTTCACCACCAAGCCGGCGGGCCAGGGCATCGGCATCGGCCTGTCCACCTGCTACAACATCATCATGAAGCACGGCGGCGAGATCACCGCCACGAGCGAACCGGGCAAGGGCGCCGTCTTCGAGGTCATCCTGCCCCGGCTGGAGGAGTAG
- a CDS encoding iron-containing alcohol dehydrogenase — MDIFKFAIPEVIFGRGSLQYASICAKRLGASKIFVVSDPGVESVGWVENLLDILRKERLDFVYFNDVVPNPRDFQVHNGADLYRREEADVVLALGGGSPMDAAKGIALIVSNGGEIADYEGANMVRRPLPPMVFIPTTMGSESNISQFTVVTDVERRVKMTVISRTLVPNISITDPLLLETLSREQIIPPLFDSLAHAVESYVSPIANPFTEAWSLKGLDLLIRHIRPALEHCRLEDLEQLAIAGTSSGMAFTNASVGLGHALAHALGGMHDVVHGTAHSLLLPSVMRFNLPVCEAKMAKIGEIITGKRLRTDEATALAGIEALEQLREEIGIPCRLREILPDRTMLPQASHNAVKDICLLTNPRQADWKDILNIYYEMW; from the coding sequence GTGGACATATTCAAATTCGCCATACCGGAAGTGATCTTCGGGCGGGGAAGCCTGCAATACGCCAGCATCTGTGCGAAAAGGCTCGGCGCGTCCAAGATATTCGTGGTCTCCGACCCCGGCGTGGAGAGCGTCGGCTGGGTGGAAAACCTGCTCGACATCCTGCGCAAGGAACGGCTGGACTTCGTCTATTTCAACGATGTGGTTCCCAACCCGCGAGATTTCCAGGTCCACAACGGCGCGGACCTCTACCGCCGGGAGGAGGCGGACGTGGTCCTGGCCCTGGGCGGCGGCAGCCCCATGGACGCGGCCAAGGGCATCGCCCTGATCGTCAGCAACGGGGGCGAGATCGCGGACTACGAGGGGGCCAACATGGTCCGCCGTCCCCTGCCGCCCATGGTCTTCATTCCCACCACCATGGGCAGCGAGTCGAACATCTCGCAGTTCACGGTGGTCACCGACGTGGAGCGCAGGGTGAAGATGACGGTCATCAGCCGGACCCTGGTGCCGAACATCTCCATCACCGACCCGCTGCTGCTCGAAACCCTGAGCAGGGAACAGATCATCCCGCCCCTGTTCGACTCCCTGGCCCACGCCGTGGAGTCCTACGTCTCGCCCATCGCCAATCCGTTCACCGAGGCCTGGAGCCTCAAGGGGCTGGACCTGCTCATCCGGCACATCCGCCCCGCCCTGGAGCACTGCAGGCTGGAAGACCTCGAACAGCTGGCCATCGCCGGGACCTCCTCGGGCATGGCCTTCACCAACGCCAGCGTCGGCCTCGGCCACGCCCTGGCCCACGCCCTGGGCGGCATGCACGACGTGGTCCACGGCACGGCCCACTCTCTGCTCCTGCCCAGCGTCATGCGCTTCAACCTCCCGGTCTGCGAGGCCAAGATGGCCAAGATCGGCGAGATCATCACCGGCAAACGGCTCAGGACGGACGAGGCCACGGCCCTGGCGGGCATCGAGGCCCTGGAACAGCTGCGGGAGGAGATCGGCATTCCCTGCCGCCTGCGCGAGATCCTGCCGGACCGGACCATGCTGCCCCAGGCGAGCCACAACGCGGTCAAGGACATCTGCCTGCTGACCAACCCCAGGCAGGCGGACTGGAAGGACATCCTGAACATCTATTACGAGATGTGGTGA